The following are encoded together in the Patescibacteria group bacterium genome:
- the dnaX gene encoding DNA polymerase III subunit gamma/tau, translating to MALALYRKYRPQTFSEVIGQEHVKKTLENEIKMGKISHAYLFYGPRGIGKTTLGRIFAKAINCQNRKEGQSEPCNQCFSCQEIIAGKSLDFIEIDAASNRGINEIKELRESVRFPPAVGKYKIFIIDESHQITPDAFNALLKTLEEPPSYVVFILVTTEIHKMPFTIVSRCQKFNFSKVSLPEILERLKKIVKLEGVKVEEKVLKNIARQSQGFVRDAESLLAQVLSLGDKEITSAEAEIILPRSDLEKVSQLAEYLFKKDLHRAIDLINQLLEEGIDLKQFNLDLIEFLRKMLLIKIGFNPEKYSFSLDEKIEEKILVLAKETSINYLVKMIEELIKVKVSLEYAEIPQLPLELATIKICSLGSAGVVN from the coding sequence ATGGCTCTCGCTTTATATCGAAAATATCGACCACAAACTTTTTCCGAAGTCATTGGTCAAGAACATGTCAAAAAAACTTTAGAAAATGAAATTAAAATGGGAAAAATTTCTCACGCCTATTTGTTTTATGGGCCACGGGGTATTGGTAAAACGACTCTTGGCCGAATTTTTGCTAAAGCCATCAATTGTCAAAATAGAAAAGAGGGACAAAGTGAGCCTTGTAATCAATGTTTTTCCTGTCAGGAGATTATAGCCGGGAAATCATTAGATTTTATTGAAATCGATGCTGCTTCTAATCGAGGTATTAACGAAATCAAAGAATTAAGAGAAAGCGTTCGTTTTCCTCCAGCTGTTGGTAAATATAAAATTTTTATTATTGATGAGTCCCATCAAATTACACCCGACGCCTTTAATGCTTTACTAAAAACCTTAGAAGAGCCACCGTCCTATGTTGTTTTTATTTTAGTGACGACCGAAATTCATAAAATGCCTTTTACTATTGTCTCGCGATGCCAGAAATTTAATTTTAGCAAAGTGTCTTTGCCAGAAATTCTCGAAAGATTAAAGAAAATCGTTAAACTTGAAGGAGTTAAAGTTGAAGAAAAAGTTTTGAAAAATATCGCTCGTCAATCGCAGGGATTTGTTCGTGATGCCGAAAGTTTATTAGCCCAAGTTCTCTCTTTAGGTGATAAAGAAATCACTTCCGCAGAGGCAGAAATTATTCTACCTCGTTCCGATTTAGAAAAAGTCAGCCAACTCGCTGAATATTTATTTAAAAAAGATCTTCACCGAGCCATTGACTTAATTAATCAATTATTAGAAGAGGGGATTGATTTAAAACAATTTAATTTAGACCTGATTGAATTTTTAAGGAAAATGCTTTTGATAAAAATCGGTTTTAATCCTGAAAAATATTCATTTTCTTTAGATGAGAAGATAGAAGAAAAAATTTTAGTTTTGGCCAAAGAAACGTCGATTAACTATTTAGTTAAAATGATTGAAGAATTAATCAAGGTAAAAGTTTCTTTAGAATACGCCGAGATTCCTCAACTACCTCTTGAATTAGCCACTATTAAGATATGTTCTTTGGGTTCAGCTGGTGTAGTAAACTAA
- a CDS encoding type IV secretion system DNA-binding domain-containing protein, producing MRSLPTLQTDLPEISQAANLLLLGKFLIYFGIILLSLILFISCLRIIFRKIGFYQQIFNKVVFLITLPKESLEEEKEKKEIKDYLSPAETFLDNLGGLPVDRSLKTFFFGRHDHFSLEIVRDKEGLISFYMVVPRYLANYTEQQIHAQFPSAQIEEVEDYNLFSPKSVILASFLTLKKSHILPIKTYLNLNVDPLNAITNSLTKIEEGDSAAIQIIARSAKKEWHRFPAKVAREMQQGKNLKQAMRAAGANPLVKFMADFTTYALPKEKKKEKEIEEKPKQLSPMDQEIVKSIENKNSKAGLDINIRIIVSAKTKEQAQRYLETITNSFHQYTIYEYGNGFQPHFVSRPETICQDFIYRNIDEKRSFILNTEELTSIFHFPLPTTETPNIRWLIARKAPAPVEVPKEGIILGKNIYRGKETLIRIKRDDRRRHVYIIGKTGTGKTVLISNMVKQDICNGEGVGVIDPHGDLIEDILGSVPRERVEDVILFDASDTERPIGLNMLEAKTEEQKDFAVQEMIAIFYKLFPPEIIGPMFEHNMRNVMLTLMADRENPGTIAEIPRMFSDPDYAKAWTAKLKDPIVRAFWEKEMARTTEFHKSEMLGYLISKVGRFVENEMMRNIIGQAHSGIDFREVMDKQKILLVNLSKGKIGEVNANLLGLVIVSKLQMAAMARADLPEAERKDFYLYIDEFQNFITDSIATILSEARKYRLNLTMAHQYLGQLLVSSSVVGGGGGEARIRDAVLGTVGTMITFKIGIEDAEILAKEYKPVFNEYDLINVEKFNAYVKLLVNNQPTRPFNMVTLPPKVGDRKIAEAIRQISRLKYGRPKAIVEKEILERSQLGVPARQDIGLEKNL from the coding sequence ATGAGATCGTTGCCAACACTTCAAACAGACCTTCCAGAAATTTCTCAAGCCGCCAACCTGCTCTTATTGGGAAAATTTTTAATTTATTTTGGCATCATTTTACTGTCTCTCATTCTTTTCATCAGTTGCTTAAGAATAATTTTCAGAAAAATTGGTTTTTATCAACAAATTTTTAATAAGGTTGTTTTTTTAATTACTCTACCCAAAGAATCACTCGAAGAAGAAAAAGAAAAAAAAGAAATTAAAGACTATTTGAGCCCGGCTGAAACCTTTTTAGATAATTTAGGTGGTCTCCCAGTCGACAGGTCATTGAAAACCTTTTTCTTTGGCCGACATGACCATTTCTCACTTGAAATTGTCAGAGATAAAGAAGGTCTCATTTCTTTTTATATGGTCGTGCCACGCTATCTTGCTAATTATACTGAGCAACAAATTCATGCTCAATTTCCCAGTGCCCAAATTGAAGAGGTTGAAGATTATAATCTTTTTTCGCCCAAGAGTGTCATTTTAGCTAGTTTTTTAACTTTAAAAAAATCTCACATTTTGCCAATTAAAACCTATCTTAACTTAAATGTTGATCCCTTAAATGCCATCACCAATTCTCTAACTAAAATAGAAGAAGGTGATTCGGCTGCTATTCAAATTATAGCTCGTTCGGCAAAAAAAGAATGGCATCGTTTTCCCGCCAAGGTCGCTCGAGAAATGCAGCAGGGAAAAAATTTAAAACAAGCGATGAGAGCGGCCGGCGCCAATCCATTAGTCAAATTTATGGCTGATTTTACAACTTATGCTTTGCCAAAGGAAAAAAAGAAAGAGAAGGAAATAGAAGAAAAACCAAAACAACTTTCGCCGATGGATCAAGAAATTGTTAAAAGTATTGAAAACAAAAATTCAAAAGCCGGTCTCGATATTAACATTAGAATTATTGTTTCAGCGAAGACAAAAGAACAGGCTCAACGTTATCTAGAAACGATTACTAATTCATTTCATCAGTATACTATTTATGAATATGGTAATGGCTTTCAACCTCATTTTGTCTCGCGACCAGAAACAATTTGTCAGGATTTTATTTATCGAAATATTGACGAAAAAAGGTCTTTTATTTTAAATACTGAAGAATTAACGAGTATTTTCCATTTTCCTTTGCCGACGACTGAGACACCCAACATTCGTTGGCTGATCGCACGAAAGGCCCCAGCGCCAGTTGAAGTGCCAAAAGAAGGAATTATTTTAGGTAAAAATATCTATCGTGGTAAAGAAACTTTGATTAGAATAAAAAGAGATGATCGCCGTCGTCACGTTTATATTATCGGTAAAACTGGTACCGGCAAAACTGTTTTGATTTCTAATATGGTCAAACAAGATATTTGCAATGGCGAAGGTGTTGGAGTAATTGATCCACACGGTGATTTAATTGAAGATATCTTAGGTTCGGTTCCTCGAGAAAGGGTTGAAGATGTCATTCTTTTTGATGCTTCAGATACGGAAAGACCAATCGGTTTAAATATGTTAGAAGCAAAAACCGAAGAACAGAAAGACTTTGCTGTTCAAGAAATGATTGCCATTTTTTATAAACTCTTTCCGCCAGAAATTATTGGTCCAATGTTTGAACATAATATGAGAAACGTAATGTTAACTTTAATGGCCGATCGAGAAAATCCAGGCACAATTGCTGAAATCCCCAGAATGTTTTCTGATCCCGATTATGCTAAAGCCTGGACAGCCAAATTAAAAGATCCGATTGTTCGCGCTTTTTGGGAAAAAGAAATGGCTAGAACGACCGAGTTTCATAAATCAGAAATGTTAGGTTATTTGATTTCTAAGGTTGGTCGCTTTGTCGAGAATGAAATGATGAGAAACATTATTGGCCAAGCTCATTCAGGTATTGATTTTCGCGAAGTGATGGATAAACAAAAAATTTTATTAGTCAATCTTTCAAAAGGAAAAATCGGTGAAGTTAACGCCAATCTTTTAGGTTTAGTTATCGTTTCAAAATTACAAATGGCGGCTATGGCACGAGCTGACTTACCCGAAGCTGAGAGAAAAGATTTTTATTTATATATTGACGAGTTTCAGAACTTTATTACTGATTCCATTGCCACCATTTTATCAGAGGCAAGAAAATACCGATTAAATCTTACTATGGCTCATCAGTATTTAGGACAACTGTTAGTTTCTTCTTCGGTAGTTGGCGGCGGTGGCGGCGAGGCAAGGATTCGCGATGCAGTTTTAGGCACGGTTGGCACGATGATTACTTTTAAAATTGGTATTGAGGATGCGGAAATTTTAGCTAAAGAATATAAACCAGTCTTTAATGAATATGATTTGATTAATGTGGAAAAATTTAATGCCTATGTCAAGCTTTTAGTGAATAATCAACCCACTCGACCTTTTAATATGGTCACCTTACCACCAAAGGTCGGTGATCGAAAAATTGCCGAAGCTATTCGTCAAATTTCTCGTTTGAAATATGGTCGACCAAAGGCTATTGTTGAAAAAGAAATTCTAGAACGCTCTCAACTCGGCGTACCAGCCAGACAGGATATTGGTTTAGAGAAAAATTTATAA
- the rpmG gene encoding 50S ribosomal protein L33: MGRIKENLVKLECSDCHRINYYTRKNKKKIKNRLELKKFCSSCRKHTLHKETK, translated from the coding sequence ATGGGAAGAATTAAAGAAAATTTAGTTAAATTAGAATGTTCTGATTGTCATCGGATAAATTATTATACAAGAAAAAATAAGAAAAAAATTAAAAATCGTTTAGAGCTAAAAAAATTTTGTTCAAGTTGTCGAAAACATACTTTACACAAAGAAACGAAATAA